A single window of Channa argus isolate prfri chromosome 12, Channa argus male v1.0, whole genome shotgun sequence DNA harbors:
- the LOC137137471 gene encoding CD276 antigen-like isoform X5, whose translation MKMIFRILLLINLISCVSGTFVVNVAQTSYQAEENHNITLEWTFTTKPDMSITSVNTLCSLFINHNLLVLFHLHDGVEVSESQHQQFSGRVQFDKDVLREGRIRLQLSRLRTEDSGLYLCDVKTDDGFGSETCRLNVIAVDQPEPQRPTASPEPESQGRIGLYVGLGLTAAAVLLVTLCFALRRCFTKSTDNTGNPSSVV comes from the exons GGACATTTGTAGTGAATGTGGCACAGACGTCCTATCAGGCAGAGGAGAACCACAACATCACACTGGAGTGGACCTTCACCACCAAACCTGACATGTCCATCACCTCAGTCAACACACTCTGTAGCCTGTTTATTAATCATAACCTCTTAGTCCTGTTTCATCTCCATGATGGTGTTGAGGTCTCAGAGTCTCAGCATCAACAGTTTTCAGGACGAGTCCAGTTTGACAAAGACGTTCTCAGAGAAGGACGAATCAGACTTCAACTGTCCAGACTCAGGACTGAGGACTCAGGACTGTACCTGTGTGATGTaaaaacagatgatggattTGGCTCTGAAACTTGTCGACTCAATGTCATTG CAGTTGATCAGCCTGAACCTCAGAGACCAACTGCGAGTCCAGAACCAGAGAGTCAGGGAAGGATTGGACTCTATGTTGGACtgggactgacagcagcagcagttctactggtcacactctgctttgctctgagaCGTTGTTTCACTAAATCTACTGATAACACTGGAAATCCCTCTTCAGTGGTTTAA
- the LOC137137471 gene encoding CD276 antigen-like isoform X4, which yields MKMIFRILLLINLISCVSGTFVVNVAQTSYQAEENHNITLEWTFTTKPDMSITSVNTLCSLFINHNLLVLFHLHDGVEVSESQHQQFSGRVQFDKDVLREGRIRLQLSRLRTEDSGLYLCDVKTDDGFGSETCRLNVIAAVDQPEPQRPTASPEPESQGRIGLYVGLGLTAAAVLLVTLCFALRRCFTKSTDNTGNPSSVV from the exons GGACATTTGTAGTGAATGTGGCACAGACGTCCTATCAGGCAGAGGAGAACCACAACATCACACTGGAGTGGACCTTCACCACCAAACCTGACATGTCCATCACCTCAGTCAACACACTCTGTAGCCTGTTTATTAATCATAACCTCTTAGTCCTGTTTCATCTCCATGATGGTGTTGAGGTCTCAGAGTCTCAGCATCAACAGTTTTCAGGACGAGTCCAGTTTGACAAAGACGTTCTCAGAGAAGGACGAATCAGACTTCAACTGTCCAGACTCAGGACTGAGGACTCAGGACTGTACCTGTGTGATGTaaaaacagatgatggattTGGCTCTGAAACTTGTCGACTCAATGTCATTG CAGCAGTTGATCAGCCTGAACCTCAGAGACCAACTGCGAGTCCAGAACCAGAGAGTCAGGGAAGGATTGGACTCTATGTTGGACtgggactgacagcagcagcagttctactggtcacactctgctttgctctgagaCGTTGTTTCACTAAATCTACTGATAACACTGGAAATCCCTCTTCAGTGGTTTAA